Within Pecten maximus chromosome 15, xPecMax1.1, whole genome shotgun sequence, the genomic segment attatttttccttcatctaaaaataatttaagtAAATTTTGCACGAATCTCATTCTAGTATTTTGGATTAGTGTTGATTTAAATGACGATATCCCGAAGAATCTTGGTGTTCACTACTATGATTTTAATCTGTACTTTCCCCGTCTTCCCTCTTGATTAGGAtttgttgatatgatatttataaattatttatagaaTATCATATCTGAGTTATTTTTTGAAACGGTTTGGCATGTGATATACAAAAGACAGTTTAAAGGAAAGCGAAACATTAAAAAcggtaaaaaaatattataataaaaaaggCCTAGAGGGTCTGAATCGTTATCCTGGACATTTTggtaatcatggcaaaataaTCTGATTTTAgctttattacaaatattttcctaccTTTTGATCTGATTCTTCTTGCAATGGTTCAAACCACAGGTGAATCAAATCCtgtcaatattaaaaaaaaaagatttatttatctaatttttGCTAAAATGTTCCGAAAAAAACttaaatctatgatatatacataattctAATTTGCGAAAAAGAGTAATTTATTAAATGACCGTAAAGTGCATCATCtggctatttgcaactttcgaggggGGTTGTCCCGCATTCaaatcattttttgacataTATTGCATCAGATGACAAACTGGATTATGGCGATGTCTTTTGGTACTATGGGGccacgtgatattttacctatTTTTAGCCCAGAGTATCGTGTACGAGGCCTAGGATAACAGGACAACGACCATACTTCTTTTCCATATTTGGCCACCCCTCTATTGCTCTAAGTGAGCCATATCCTCCGTTTATAGAACATAATATTTGCTTTGCCCAATAATTTTCCAGACCAAATCAAATCGGGCCCCACCCTCTGATCACGCGAAACCCACACCCTTTGTCTTTACAACATTatatctcctttgcccaatacTACTcgagaccaaatttcatcaacatCAATCAAGTTGTTCAGgataagtagcgatttaaaggattaacctcTATTTTTCCTATTGGGTCCCGTCTCTCCTACCCAAAGTGAGCCATACCCTCCGTTATACACCATTAGATCTGCTTTGCCCAATTATACTCCATAacacatttctttaaaatccaTGAAGGCGTTCGagacttgtagcgatttaagCTTTTTCTTCAATATTCCTTGTCGGGCCCCACCCCTACAACCCCAAGGGAGCCACACCTTtgtgtatacaacattagatcGCCTTTGCTCTATGATGTTCAGACCAAATGTCATCACAATCCATGAAGGACTACAagagtttgtttttttttgtttttttttcgcaCTCAGGAAAAGGTTTATTTTCAGCATCAATGCATGGTTACAATGCGACATAAatcatactgtatgtatgagACATTACGGTAATCATTTTTGAGCGGAAGAGTGAAACAGAGATAAAGTTAGATTTAGAGAAGGAGAGTGATAGTGCGGACGGGGTGGGGTAGAGATGGGATAGGAAAGAGAGAGACGTGGAGAAAGAAGCTAGATAAATTCAGATTGAGAGAGGGAGATAAAAAGAAGGGGTGCAAGACAGAGGAAGGGAGAGATTagaaaaaagagagagagaagtagtagggatttaaatgaattgtagacggacgacagacgctgcgccatggcataagctcagcTAAAAAAGAAAGGTTAGGTGCCTAGATATAAAAGGGTTAATTGAAACCACCAGGAGGGTGTCTTGCTGTCAAGATTTTGCAGTTTTCCTGGACTTTTAAAAATCTCCCTATCATATCCTAGTACAAATACAGGTATGTTGGTAATAAATAAACTAATACGTATACAAAATTAACCTTATACCGCATTGTACATTGCAGAAGCTGACAGAGATTGAACATAGAAGACTCTGGCAAATTCAAGTGAGTAGGAAACTGTATCTCAAAGGAAGCAATCATAGACAGATAAATACATCGACAATCTCAAATTATGACTAAGAACCTTCCCAGATGCTAATCTAGTTGTTccatatttaaatatgtatttacatttccaaGCCCGAAGAAAACGTTTTGTACCTACGGGAACAAGGCGTGTCATTCTGTTGGACgatttggtttagttttttcaTACGGGGCTGATGATTTTGAAGAGTTTATCAGAACAGGTGATATAGTCCTTGAAACGTCTATCGATTCACCGCAGTAAAGCTTTAAATGATCAAACAAATGTAGACCATGTCGATTGGGTATACCTTATACACTTGCAGTTTCATTCCATTCTCTCTACAAACATAGGTAATCAACATTaccatacatatctacatacaatATGTGTTTTCACATGtttactttatcactagccctccacctctgggttgcgagttcgaaacctacatgtacgtgggacagttgcctggtactgaccgtaagccGATGCcttttctccgagtactccggctttcctccacctccaaaaccaggcacatccttaaatgaccatagttgttaatatgacgttaaataaaataaacaaaatgtccacagtTGATGAAATAGGTATAATGGAGGACGAACAGTGGAAAATATAAATCGAATTAATTAACTTATTTTAGCAAGTCAttgtaataaatattcattaagGATTGGAATTTAGTTTCATTTATTCCTGAATAGAACTATTATTCCAGATATAATGTTCTTTTATTGTAGAATTTAGTATATTCTAATATAACAAAATGCACAAATTTTGTCTTCTCGCGCAACATAATTTCAACCTTCctgtttcaatttcaaatttatgGTTAGCTGCTCTGAATTTACAATGTGTAATCTGGTCTCTATTAACCAGCTGTTCTAGATAATTTTCGAATTCTAATGCTTCTTTTAATGTCGTATAACACACAGACCTAGAAGAATTAAAGACATCATTTTTCCACTTTTTAATATACTCTTAAATAAGTTTGGCTGTTAACCATTCTGTGTTTGAATTTATAGTACCTAGACTTCCCATATTTCACTTAAACCATATTCATTCAAAATAATATATGTCAGCCATGAACTGTTAAAACCATGTTTGATATTTCtactatataatacattgtacaatatatacgtaaatttattttttgtaactACGGATACTACAGAATCTTCGCCATCAGCCATTCACACCGATCTTTACTTAACCAACAGGGACAGTTCACAACTAACCTGTTTGATAGATATGATTTTGGAGGTTAAACTTAGTTAAGTTTATTTCCAGAACAGGATCAATTACGATCCTCTACACCGGAATCAAATGTAcaacataaatgaaaaatgaataaactAATTGTGACAACAGTTCCATATCTACAGACTTTCTGATTTGAAAGTTCTTTATCCGCCCAATGTCTGTCGAGTCTTTTTATGAAAGAATTAGTTGTTGGTGCCAATATTACTTTCTCTTACAAATTGTTCCATATTTTGCCttcacacagaaaaaaaaaaaaaaaaaaaaaaaatcccggaTGTCAAGATTACAATGCTTTTGTGAGTGGTCCATTGCCCCTTGTTTTTGGACGTTGTTGCTCCATCGTTTCACAACATTAGCTGCCTTACCGATACAGAACCTGTTCGTAACTTTGAAGACCCCAATAATGCGCCTCTGTTCCCTCTGAAGGCCTTGTTGAGTAATTTAAGCCTTTTAATGCTATCTGCATAGGACATTTCCTCGTCTACGAGTAATTGCTTGATCACCCTCCGTTGCACAGTCTGGATCATATCAACATGTTTAATCTTGTACGGATGTTATACAGTATTCGCGTACTCGAGCTGTACTCTTACTAGTGTCTCGTACAGTAACATAAAATTGCATtcattgaataaaaaaaacaaagttcCCGTTTTAGTGCAAATATAGAATTTGCCCTTTTATTTTTACTCGAGTACGTATGTCTTCTTCAAAAGATAGGGACTGATCTGTAACAGCGCCTACGTCTGTTTCCTTTTCCACTTAATGTACAAGCTGTTCAAGCTACTTCAATTATTATCTAAAATATTGAACAGTTATGGAGCAGGTACTTTAACCAAACAGAGTGCAAAACCTAAAGAATGTGTGGCCAAATATTGCATGTGGAACACCTCGAGATTTTCCTCTATAGGAAAGGATCGGGATTGTCTGGATGGCATGGTTACGATAGGTTGTCGAGATGGTGTGGATGGTATCGTTACGATAGGTTGTCGGGATGGTGTAgatggtagtgttactgtagGTTGTCGAGATGGTGTGGATGGTATCGTTTCGATAGGTTGTCGAGATGGTGTGGATGGTAGTGTTACGGTAGGTTGTCGAGATGGTGTGgatggtagtgttactgtagGTTGTCGAGATGGTGTGGATGGTATCGCTACGATAGGTTGTAGAGATGGTGTGGATGGTAGTGTTACGGTAGATTGTCGATATGTTGTGGATGGTATTGTTACGATAGGTTGTCGAGATGGTGTGGATGGTATCGTTTCGATAGGTTGGCGAGATGGTGTGGATGGTAGTGTTACGGTAGGTTGTCGAGATGGTGTGGATGGTATCGTTTCGATAGGTTGGCGAGATGGTGTGGATGGTAGTGTTACGGTAGGTTGTCGAGATGGTGTGGATGGTAGTGTTACGGTAGATTGTCGAGATGGTGTGGATGGTATCGTTTCGATAGGTTGTCGAGATGGTGTGGATGGTATTGTTACGATAGGTTGTCGGGATGGTCTTGATGGTAGTGTTACGGTAGTTTGTCGAGATGGTGTGGATGGTAGTGTTACGATAGGTTGTCGAGATGGTGTGGATGGTAGTGTTACGATAGGTTGTCGAGATGGTATCGTTACGATAGGTTGTGGATGGTATTGTTACGATAGGTTGTCGAGATGGTGTGGAAGGTATCGTTACGGTAGGTTGTCGAGATGGTGTGGATGGTAGTGTTACGGTAGGTTGTCGGGATGGTCTTGATGGTAGTGTTACGGTAGGTTGTCGAGATGGTGTGGATGGTATTGTTACGATAGGTTGTCGGGATGGTATTGATGGTAGTGTTACGGTTGGTTGTCGAGATGGTGTGGAGGGTATTGTTACGGTAGATTATGCTATTTAATAGAACAATACATACCGAACACGACTGTTTAAATCCCAAAACGTATAAATATCGGTcactgttgaagtctttatTCGTACCTGTGGTTCCGTAGATCGATTAAGACAATTGGTAATCAAGGtacaataaacaaacacaatgaAAGAACAATTAAACAATTGGGGACTAGGAGGCACTAAGTCACGTGATGTTAGAAATGCAACATGGTATAAAAGCCGAGTAACCATAGGTTTCTTTACTTTGCCACTTGGGACTAGTAGGCTTGGACATTTACATCTTATTATTTCAGTTTTCCCATACGACTACTATCCAAGATGGGTGAATGGTCCAACGGTCTTTGCGGTTGCATGGGCAACGTAACCCTGTGTATGATCACATACGTTGCCCCCTGTTACACGGCCGGTAAAAATGCCGAGGCTGTAGGGGACAGCTGTATAATGGTAGGAGCCCTATGGTACCTTTTCCCTCTCGCCGGAATTTACCTTTGCGCCAAAGTCCGCGGAAAGATTAGGGAAACGAAGGGAATCGACGTAAGTACACAATTATGCAAGtgaataattttcaatattgatttcaaggattaaaaaaaaaatataagacTGTGACGTAAACGACGAAAACACATGGAATTTATTCgttttttgaaatttctatACTGATTTTAAGATGGAAGTGATCAACTGAGCACTGActataaaaaaacatattgcTATTAAACATATATCTAAGGTGATACGATCTTGACATTGTTCTCACGTTGAGGTATATATTGCAATGTCTGTCGTACAATGATTACTCTCATATAGATTGCTATGTTAACAATATTAATGGAAATCTCGCATTTTCTCGTTTAACACGAATGGCTGCTTGTAGTATTTTCTTTTTCCCTATTATCACAAATTGTTCTTGCCCAGTAAATACAAAACTGGAATATAAAGCAAAAACCTGTCACTTGAAGTGGAATAATGACGTACAAATGTAGCAAAGCGTTTTGTGTTTGAGTGTGATCATTTTGGTGTGAATTAGTGAATGAACTGTTTAAATGGGATATATAATACCTTAACTGTAAGTACACATCCTTGTCATCGAGTTTAAATCTTTCCGCCCTCAAATCAGGACCGAACTTGCATTGTAAAAAAGGGGTCGGTTGGCGTCAGAACAAAAAAATGTTAGCCAGAGACCTTTAGCTAACTGAAGTAGTTCTTACCTAAGagaatacattgtaaatggAGATGCTTCAATATTCAAAATGCATGACAACGCCAACGATTGTTGTAACAAAGGCTCTCATCCAATATATTGCTATAAAGGTGGTAATTATTACGGGTTTTTAcatttaggtcatctgacccgaaaggtcaggatgacctatagccatttTGCTTCCTCCGTCGGCGACCGACGAGCGCCAACCGCCGTGCtcaaacttttcacatttcagaTTTCTCAAGTTCAACCTGTAAGATTCAGCTTTAAATTTCCCGAAATGATCTCGTGATTGTTCTGACCAAATGTTGTGATTTTTCGGGTCGGCCCGAAATCAAAGATGACCGCCATCTTCCAAAACACATtccaaacttcttctcaagtttcatcAGTAGTGTTCAACTAAAACTTGCCTAAAATAATCCTGAGAAGGCCCTGCCCAAATGTTGTTTTTCCGGAGTGATTTAAAATCCAAAACGGGTGCTATGcccaatatatatcattacaaaatTGTTTTCAGTACTGTTTACTGCTATATAGTATTACAATCAGATGGCCGTTAAGGCTGACGAAGCCCTTGTTGGTAATGTAGATCGTTGGCGATGAACTCGCGATAAATCCTTGAGAATTTATTTGACAAAAAGCATAGTTCAACTTATATTTTTTTACGAAAATAATACGTTGTTTTTTAAATGCTTTAGTAAAAGCCTTATAAAATGTCCATCGGAAAATCCAACTGATGTAAATAATCTTTTATTATTACAACCATGATAATGAAATGACGCCTACTTTTGATGATGTCAATAACTATTGTTGTACGGTGATTAAAGGCCATGCCGTGAATAACGGTAGTTACCTTTAAACGAACAACTACCCAGTAACAAGACCCGTTATTTGTCCTGTTTGCCTATTATGCAAACATTTGATTCGTCCATTTTTCTTTAACTGGATGTACATTAAAAATCTATCTTTTAGAAGATAGTAGAAACGTCACGTGACTATGTTTGACATGTAAACGTATTCGGGTCCCTGCTTTCCAAAGGCTCTACTCCACAGTTTCTTCAATAGAAGGTCAGAGTTCTGATAGAAATGATCTAATCCAATGCTCTAATATTGATTAAAGAAGGGGAAATGATCTAACGTTCTTTGTGGTTGCATGAGCAACTGTACCCTGTGTCTGATCACATATATGTCCCCCTATTACACGGTCCGTAAAGTGCCGAGGCAGAAGGGGACAGTTGTTTTATGGTGACAGTGGTATGGTTCCTTTTCCTAACCACTGGAGCTTGATCTTGATACCAAGTTCGTGAAAGAAATCTACATAAGTACATATGAACGTGAATGAATAGAAATCTCAGAACAAAGAATCTGTTGTCCTTGTCATTTGGTTTGGTCTAATtttatatataccgtatatccTTTTTGTTAGTTCCTTGGTTGAAAGGACACGTGTATATATTTGGCTGAAACAAAACGGCGAAGGGTAGTGTGGTATATTAATGCACGGAGTTCTCCTTAAGATGGATGAACACAAAAATGAGCATTTTGAACTGCAATTTACCTAAGATATTAAGGATCAAGTATGAATATTCTGATAACAGAGTTCATTTCCATTTATGAAAATTATTCTATATTACCATGTGGAACAGAGGCCTGTTGGTGTGTATTGCGTCAGTTATTCAAGCTATGACAGTAAT encodes:
- the LOC117343510 gene encoding cell number regulator 11-like isoform X7, producing the protein MGEWSNGLCGCMGNVTLCMITYVAPCYTAGKNAEAVGDSCIMVGALWYLFPLAGIYLCAKVRGKIRETKGIDGGFGSDCLVHLFCPICALVQDAQEIRPGEVTQGESMARE